The proteins below come from a single Eucalyptus grandis isolate ANBG69807.140 chromosome 3, ASM1654582v1, whole genome shotgun sequence genomic window:
- the LOC104439420 gene encoding probable protein phosphatase 2C 59: MNVRAAGPLDCCRDSLQITDRLAERGLLLLLSTFCVLIRGSAELLDSVDPSDGMGYLNSILASPSQIHADDAPVSGGGLSQNGKFSYGYASSPGKRASMEDFYETRIDGVEGEIVGLFGVFDGHGGARAAEYVKQNLFSNLIRHPKFISDTKSAIADAYNHTDSEFLKSENNQNRDAGSTASTAILVGDRLLVANVGDSRAVICRGGEAIAVSRDHKPDQTDERQRIEEAGGFVMWAGTWRVGGVLAVSRAFGDRLLKQYVVADPEIQEEKIDSSLEFLILASDGLWDVVTNEEAVAMIKPIEDAEAAAKRLMQEAYQRGSADNITCVVVRFLANQGCSSQSSSM; the protein is encoded by the exons ATGAACGTTAGGGCCGCGGGGCCTCTCGATTGCTGTCGCGATAGTCTGCAGATAACGGATCGCTTGGCCGAGCGCGGGCTGCTTCTTCTGCTGTCGACCTTCTGCGTCTTGATCCGAGGGAGCGCGGAGCTGTTGGATTCCGTGGATCCGAGCGACGGGATGGGTTACCTCAACTCGATTTTGGCGTCTCCGAGCCAGATTCACGCCGACGACGCCCCGGTCAGCGGCGGCGGGCTCAG TCAGAATGGGAAATTCAGCTATGGATATGCAAGCTCTCCTGGGAAAAGGGCTTCGATGGAAGATTTCTATGAGACAAGAATAGATGGTGTAGAAGGGGAGATAGTTGGTctttttggagtttttgatg GTCATGGGGGTGCACGAGCTGCTGAATATGTGAAACAAAACCTCTTCAGTAATTTAATCAGGCATCCAAAATTCATCTCTGATACCAAATCTGCTATAG CTGATGCATACAACCATACGGACTCTGAGTTTTTGAAATCAGAAAATAATCAGAATAGAGATGCTGGCTCAACTGCTTCCACTGCCATCCTTGTTGGTGATCGGTTGCTTGTTGCCAATGTTGGAGATTCTAGAGCCGTGATATGCAGGGGCGGTGAAG CTATTGCTGTTTCTCGAGACCATAAACCGGATCAAACAGATGAGCGTCAACGCATTGAAGAAGCTGGAGGATTTGTTATGTGGGCTG GTACCTGGAGAGTCGGAGGTGTACTTGCCGTGTCACGTGCTTTTGGGGATAGGCTTTTGAAGCAGTATGTGGTGGCTGATCCTGAAATTCAG GAGGAGAAGATTGACAGCTCACTTGAGTTTCTCATTCTTGCTAGTGATGGGCTGTGGGATGTTGTCACAAATGAG GAAGCTGTTGCAATGATTAAGCCAATCGAAGATGCAGAGGCGGCAGCAAAAAGGCTCATGCAGGAAGCGTACCAGAGAGGGAGCGCAGATAACATTACTTGCGTTGTCGTCCGTTTCTTGGCCAATCAGGGGTGTTCCTCTCAAAGCAGCTCTATGTAA